In Vagococcus hydrophili, one DNA window encodes the following:
- a CDS encoding phosphate ABC transporter substrate-binding protein PstS family protein, whose product MKKILLSLTTVGILFTLAACGGGAKDTKDSTGGSKKAASNEKVEITSVGSTALQPLVEKVAEIYMTDNPNYTITVQGGGSGTGLTQVSSGAVDIGNSDVYAEEKDGIDASKIEDHRIAVVGVAPVINKETGVKDITKDQLKGIFTGKITNWKEVGGKDQKIEIINRAAGSGTRATFEQWGLDGEEPAKGQEQDSSGTVRKIVAETPGAISYLAFSYIDESIQGLSIDGVEPKDEKVADNSWKIWAYEHMYTQKDGKKEATQFVEYMKTDDVQKNVIKELGYIAISDMKVERDLKGNIK is encoded by the coding sequence ATGAAGAAAATCTTATTATCGTTAACAACAGTCGGTATTTTATTTACATTAGCAGCATGTGGTGGTGGCGCAAAAGATACAAAAGATTCAACAGGAGGAAGTAAAAAGGCTGCTTCAAATGAAAAAGTCGAAATTACCTCTGTTGGTTCAACAGCTCTTCAACCATTAGTAGAAAAAGTAGCTGAAATTTATATGACAGATAATCCTAACTATACAATCACAGTCCAAGGTGGCGGAAGTGGAACTGGTTTAACCCAAGTTTCAAGTGGCGCTGTGGATATCGGTAACTCGGACGTTTACGCTGAGGAGAAAGACGGTATTGATGCTTCTAAAATTGAAGATCACCGAATCGCCGTTGTTGGTGTGGCACCAGTTATTAACAAAGAAACTGGCGTGAAAGATATTACCAAAGATCAATTAAAAGGCATCTTTACTGGAAAGATTACTAACTGGAAAGAAGTCGGTGGGAAAGATCAAAAAATCGAAATCATTAACCGTGCCGCAGGAAGTGGAACACGTGCAACCTTTGAACAATGGGGACTAGATGGAGAAGAGCCAGCTAAAGGCCAAGAACAGGATTCTTCAGGAACAGTTCGTAAGATTGTTGCAGAAACACCAGGAGCAATTAGTTACTTAGCTTTCTCTTATATTGATGAGTCAATCCAAGGGCTATCGATTGATGGCGTAGAACCAAAAGATGAAAAAGTTGCTGATAACTCATGGAAAATTTGGGCATATGAGCATATGTATACACAAAAAGATGGTAAAAAAGAAGCTACTCAATTTGTAGAGTACATGAAAACAGATGACGTTCAAAAAAATGTTATTAAAGAATTAGGTTACATTGCAATCTCAGATATGAAAGTTGAAAGAGACTTAAAAGGCAACATCAAATAA
- a CDS encoding response regulator transcription factor, translated as MKKVLVVDDEVSITTLLKYNLEKENFTVDVCHDGEEAIALGMSGNYDFIILDLMLPKVNGLDITKHLRKEKIQTPILMLTAKDETVDKIVGLEMGADDYLTKPFSPRELIARIRAVERRLDVKGDKIPKVNPSEKIVVGELIAYPNDYRVTKNGEELNFTKKEFELLIYFMKRQNRIISRDELMTSIWQDEMYHLSRTVDIHVSHLREKIEDDPKKPQYIKTIRGFGYKFQEISE; from the coding sequence ATGAAAAAAGTTTTAGTAGTAGACGACGAGGTGTCGATTACCACACTTTTGAAATATAATTTAGAAAAAGAAAACTTTACAGTAGATGTCTGCCATGACGGTGAGGAAGCTATCGCTTTAGGCATGAGTGGCAACTACGATTTTATTATATTAGATTTAATGTTACCAAAAGTAAATGGTTTAGATATTACGAAACATTTGCGTAAAGAAAAGATTCAAACACCAATTTTAATGTTAACAGCCAAAGATGAAACCGTGGATAAAATTGTCGGTTTAGAGATGGGTGCAGATGATTATTTGACAAAACCTTTTAGCCCAAGAGAATTAATCGCAAGAATTCGCGCAGTAGAAAGACGTTTAGATGTGAAGGGTGACAAAATTCCTAAAGTTAATCCCTCTGAAAAAATTGTTGTTGGAGAATTAATTGCATATCCCAATGACTACCGTGTCACTAAGAACGGAGAAGAATTGAATTTCACTAAAAAAGAATTCGAGCTTTTAATATACTTTATGAAAAGGCAAAATCGGATTATTAGTCGAGATGAATTAATGACATCCATTTGGCAAGATGAGATGTACCATTTATCTCGAACAGTGGATATTCATGTGAGCCATTTAAGAGAAAAAATTGAAGATGATCCTAAAAAACCACAATACATTAAAACGATTCGTGGGTTTGGTTACAAGTTTCAGGAGATATCAGAATGA